Proteins encoded by one window of Chondromyces crocatus:
- a CDS encoding metallophosphoesterase has translation MRRVVVLPERGKLIVATDLQGNVADFDRVAEIYEEAARKRDGAVLVITGDLVHGPELSEAQWPDYLGSYYLGDSGTVLERARLLAERHPGRVHYLLGNHEHAHVGGPVVSKFFPDEARRLEDLLGYEGTQAMREWLCTWPFVALAPRANLVMLHAAPHARIESRNDLERLPLDGFFDVPLEEMANRGALGALLWARTTSTERARSFLRAIDPNARVAIYGHDVARNGYAIDREPLLCISTSFGCFDGDKLYLEWDLDEPADSAADVARRGLRPLYPAAPPVYRID, from the coding sequence TCGTCGCCACCGATCTGCAGGGCAATGTCGCCGATTTCGATCGGGTGGCAGAGATCTACGAAGAGGCCGCCAGGAAGCGGGACGGCGCCGTGCTGGTGATCACCGGCGACCTGGTCCACGGCCCCGAGCTGAGCGAGGCCCAGTGGCCGGACTACCTGGGGAGCTACTACCTCGGCGACTCCGGGACGGTGCTGGAGCGCGCCCGCCTCCTCGCCGAGCGCCACCCGGGCCGGGTGCACTACCTGCTCGGCAACCACGAGCACGCCCACGTCGGCGGCCCCGTCGTCTCCAAGTTCTTCCCCGACGAGGCGCGGCGCCTCGAAGACCTGCTCGGCTACGAGGGCACGCAGGCGATGCGCGAGTGGCTGTGTACCTGGCCGTTCGTGGCGCTGGCCCCGCGCGCCAACCTGGTCATGCTGCACGCCGCACCGCACGCGCGCATCGAGTCGCGCAACGACCTGGAGCGCTTGCCCCTCGACGGCTTCTTCGACGTCCCCCTCGAGGAGATGGCGAACCGAGGCGCCCTCGGTGCCCTGCTCTGGGCGCGCACCACCAGCACCGAGCGCGCCCGCTCCTTCCTGCGCGCCATCGATCCGAACGCGCGCGTCGCCATCTACGGCCACGACGTCGCGCGCAACGGCTACGCCATCGATCGCGAGCCCTTGCTCTGCATCTCCACGAGCTTCGGCTGCTTCGACGGCGACAAGCTCTACCTGGAGTGGGATCTCGACGAGCCGGCCGACAGCGCCGCCGACGTCGCCCGGCGCGGCCTGCGCCCCCTCTACCCCGCAGCGCCCCCCGTCTACCGGATCGACTGA